In the genome of Mytilus edulis chromosome 14, xbMytEdul2.2, whole genome shotgun sequence, the window TAATCTGTGATTGAGGGCTAACAATATGACAATagtaatacaactgcatactgaATATCATTGACCTACGACTTGTGAGTCAATTGACCTTATGACAACCTTCTACATTGTTGACTCCGTAACCGATTCCATTGTTGGAAACAACACACTTTTAAGATTGCTTATTCAACTACGCCGAGACGAGACAAAAATACCTATAAATATTAAGGGAACATATTATTGGAATATTAGAAGTTTATTAAAATCAATGATGTATAAATTCAAAACACTAAAATGAACATCGTTCTCTTATATGAATAAATGGTTAGcaataatatatatcaatgaaagtATATTTGTGTAAGTTACTTTTTGTAGAATTCCATCTTTTGATAACTCGTTGGCATCCTtactattatttgtattattgtattgttatattcaatgttttatacaatacatgtatttcttgtctaaaatttaataaaGAAAGTCATGCATACACCTTTATTTATTTACTGTCGAGCTACTGTTCTATTAACGTGTTGTTCGATACTAAACATATGTATTTGTATATAACTGAAAATGCAAGCATTTACTAGTTACGTTATTCATAGCTGTCATTATAGATAACCCTgactaacaaaaataaaaagttctGATAtccatttaatatatataaaaacgaaaactttaaaagtattataatataaaataaaatataagtagTTGTATATGATAATATTCTTTTTCCAaagtagaaaaatcaatttattattaaggaaaatgtcaaatttcaatgaaaatgtATATACAGGAAATGTCTAAAAGTTAAAGAAAGATCGAGTATGTATTACTTAGCAATATAGTTTTTGGAAATCAACTTATATTTAGATAAAAACATTCGATTCTCTGTTGTTATAAATTACTAATCTTAATATTgttgaacacaaaaaaaaagttacataaacaacaaaaatatccCTTATACGGGAcatctaaataaaaatatgagCATTAAGAATATGAATAGTTAAGTCTAAGTAAAACCACGCAAAAACCAAACATACACAATGTCATTTGTCTAAGAGTGTTTTAGTTGCTACAAACATGTACTTACTTGTCATCTAATGATAATCAAATTTGTGAAAAATGTCTCTTCAAAGACATTTGCAATCTGTTTTCTGTGATTATCAATTAAAAACACTTATTCGAACGTTTAATCAAATCCTTTTATTGAATAATTCACATATGAAAACTTATCAAAATACCCTTGATTATACCACAATCACACACACACCGACAATTCAAAATTTCAtccaaaaatgaaattataactACAATGATATCCGTTTAACAATTTatacaagaaataaaaaataatgcatcagCGAAagtgtatttttttaacaaatattcatCTACGTGTTGTTTTCGATGTTTtacataaaacaaatgaaatcatGGTTGTATACATTCTTGCTTTCACTTTGGAAACTtatttttatgatctttatgCATATCATATTAGTAATTAGGTATTGACACTTAATCTTTTGTACTTTAACATGTACTATGTCAGTACGAACTAACCAGTTCTAAGGTGACTATTTGTATCTGAAATAGATATAGTTATTAATTTGTAATAAATGCAATATCAGTTAGTGCTAATTTGCCACGAAGCATAGATAGCCTAAGTCGTATTTGGTGTTGTCATTTTTTTCCATTGAATTTTTGGCTTTAATCGAGTAGAACTTTGAATTGTATTTTCCATTCCAACTGTTTTGTTGTGTCTTATTTATATGAATCGCACGTGCGTCTGACATACCAAATGAAAGTCCTCGAAAATTATACATGCAAATACCTAGAATAAATATGAAATACACtcttaaaatttcaattttcaaagaagaatCCTTCAAAGATAAACTCTTTACACAGAGATACGTCTTGAATATCGGCAAAATACTCAGACATAAGCAATCTTAAGGAGAGAAACATTGCTAATCAATTCTATGTCGCTTGACCGTTAACCTGTAGGCAGGACCTTGATTTGTTAGATAAACGTAGATGTCCGTAGAGttatgaaaatttatagaaactAACTTAAGTAGACAAATTTGAAAATCCATGGATCATAACTTTCGCAGTCAGGGTCTGGAAAAAGTCatcgggtgccacatgtggagcaggatttgcctctacttccagagcacatgatatcatccccagtttttggtggggtttctgtcgctttgtctttagttttctatgttgtgtcttctgtactattattagtttgtttgtatttttgtttttaaccatggcgttgtcagttcattctAACTtatcagtttgactgtccctctttcaTCAAACTGATATGTATTAAAAGTAATGCAACCTTAGCATAACTATAGAAAATACCACTGTTATCTCCCAACTAGTTTTGTCGCTAGGTCAACTCGAAATCATTACATGTATCGAGCCAACATTAGTTTACAACAAAACGTTCATTTTGTCCAACATTTAAGTTTATTATTGCACCTTTTGGTTAGGTGCAAAACATATCACTAATGGTGATAGTATTTCTAAAACTTGACATCGTCAAACTTACTTTCTGGAGAGTTACTATTGATGCCCATTTCATAatgatttgtatataaaatttcaattgtaGTTAGGAAAGAACTACAGCAAATTAAATGACTCCTCAATGTCTTTAGATATACACTTCAAGTTAGTTCTAGAACACCTACACACAGTTCTTGTAATATGCTTATTATTCAAAAGAGTCAAACTGAATACTATAATATACACGCTCTTTGTGGATATCTGGACGTATTTCATGGATCAAATTAGTcttcaaattgaaaataacacaaTTGAACCTTtaacaaataatgtaaaaatatagttcaatTCTAATAACAGAAAAATAGAATATTGTAGTAGTATTTTTACCATTGAGTTTATGCCATACTTGTTGGTTTTATTTCGTTTTATGGTTTCATCACTTTTAGGACTATCCTTAAACACGTATTTAGGAAGACTTTTGTTAACCTGACTAAGGACAAAGATGTGTCCTAAGACCAACCTTAAACATATCCTAGTCCTAAGACATGTCCTAGTCATATGGAAGCTTTGTTGACACGGCCCCAGAAACGTATAGGGACAGGGCCTCAAAATAGTCGTTACATTGATATATACTGATAAAATGAACGattttagaaaaatattattGATGTATCGAAAGAACATGTAGTTACAATGAAACTTCTGTAAGCAGctacatattgaaaaaataataatggataaaaaatataaactatttccTCAGTCAGGTCGATTTATCTGTTTAAATACCAGGCTGTCAATTGATTTATGTATATAGCTTATAAAATTTCATGTATCAGCAATGCTTTTCGAGGCACGCAATGTGTATAGCTCTTTACAATCTTAacgtattaattaatatattaatgAAGACAGTACTATACTATTGACGTCTTCTAGATATCTTATTGTTGTTGTTGCTGTGTTTGTATTCTATCTCATTTTGTCGAGAGAGAAATGCATGTATTGAAACttttattgtttcaatttatttACGCGTTATTTCCTATATGATATCCTATATGGTATTGACTATAAACACAATTAAGGGCGACTTTCATATCGAATGAATAACTGACAAGTAACCGTTAAAAAAATACCTTTCTTACCAGTTAGGCAAGCTATACCCTCACCAGCATATTTGTTTGCCTAAAGCGATGAACTGTTGCTATCCGCATTGTATGCTCCTTTTCTGTCTGCATGGCAGGGTAGAACAAATTTCCTGACTGTAAAAGAagtatataaacaaattgttATATTCAAAACATTGTGTAAGGTCATATCTCTTGCACTACTTAATCAATGTTAACAAAAAGAAATGTCATGAAACAAGATGATAGAaagttatcatttctattttCACAATGTGTTTACTGCTTTcacacaaaaatgataaaaaatattaacaatatcTTACTATTTACTCCTTTCTtctgttttaaaatcaaatatgataccAAAATACATGACACAGTCAACAGTGTTAGAAAAATCATGGCACCAAGCAATACGCGTATTGTTTCTGCAgacaaattttctaaaaaaaaaaaaagaggaagaacattatatatttaaagGAACAAGATAGCATATAATAAAAGGTAAATATACTACATTAACTTCGGATTATACTTGTACCTAACCTGGAAAATATTTGATCCTGATATAGATACCTATATGTGgggttattttatttttcagaacgacaggtcctTCTTTTGAAGAATCAACTCGAACGATACCACGGTCACTATTTTTCGTGATTAAAATACAAACTATAATTTACTTAAACATTTAATCCGGTTTTTAGACTAAACTACGAAAATTCGTCATGAACGCATATTTCATCGTtcgaaataaataatattaaatgctGTTTATTTATCGATACAATAAAGAGACAATAagcatatatgtatattatatatttcggagtttagtatgacgccaATTATCACTGAAcatttgttgaggggccagctgaagcacgcctccgggtgccggATTtcctcgctgcattaaagaccaaTGGTGGCtgttggctgttatctgctctttggtcgggttgttgtctttttgaaacattcctcattttcattccttattttaatatttgagtGGTATTTGATAATGTGAAACTCTTTTTACACACTTTTAAAACTAGCTAGATTATGCACATTCTTGTGaagaattttgaaatttctaaCTGAGTCACACCGTATTTCTATTTCAGCGATAATTAACAACGGATGCGTATAATGGGCACACCACTGTAGAATAAAATGGTGTTCCTGTTAACCTGATTGACATTGATATATATGAATTAATTTCAGGTACACATAAACTATATTCTGTTGATTTTCATTCaagtaaattcaaaattcaagATGAGATTCAACTTTAACATTTACCAATTGAACCAATTGCACCTGTGCATAAGTTATTGCTTGTTATTTATCACAAGCTTGTTTTAGCTCCATTGCAGTATTAGTTATTCTAAATCAGATCCACATAACTAAATAACTGATGTCCACAGCCCTACAATAGAGTGGAGTGTTaagtataaaacaatataacGTATTAACAATTGGAAACACTGAAGGACTAAATACAAAAAGTGGTTGGAATCATCTTCCACACAGATTCTAGCAATCGTTCTGTATTAAAGAAAGATCTGCACCGTATCTTTTTCTACAAACATCACAACTTCAAGTTAAATACTCACTACTCGGTACTTCTAAAAACGTATTCAGCTAGTCTAAAGACTTCACAATTTGTTTATATCaaagaaaagttttatttttccaCGACTAATTATACTTTGTATCTTACGAATTAGTTATGATCAcacacaatgaacatgatgaaatgacTTTCAAATCATTTATAGTACTAGTCCCATGTTTCAATGGTAACACATTTCTTATATCAATagaaattcaatataaaaaagttatATTCACCTTGCTATCCTTAAACAGTAAGCaccattacatatatatatatataccgttaaTTTTGCATTTCCGAATGTCTTCCGTTGGGATGTTGTACTCATTTATTAATATACATTTTACAACAACTTCTTCATTGCACTGTAGTTTGTTTGTAGATGTGAGGCTCAAATTCATCTTATATACGATTCCATGATGTGTAGAGGATGTTATGTTGAAGTATAAACTCGAAacctaaaatatcaaatataccaGTATACAATTATGCATAAATGTTAGGCTGTATCATTGGTTTTCTTTATAAATTGTAGAAACATGATTTTTCCAATTTGTTAAACGATTTATATTCCTAAGTATAGTAAAATGTTTGCTATCTTCCTATGTAGTAAATTATATGAGCGACATTGTTGTTTCGTTTATACATAACCTCATAGATCTGTACGCAATCAATATTTAGTTTTGTCATATTATATagttataaaaagatgtggtatgagttacTCTTGATTGGTTGACAATGGCGTTATATgatgaaatataatatattaaagcAATGAAATATTGACATGCATGGTGTTTTTGACGTGGACGTGTCCTAAAGGTTAATTACATTTTGAGAAAGGAATCTTCCTATCTAGGGGAATAAAAAGCTATGACACAGGTAAAATACATATCAAATAACCAATTCATACGTTTGATTGCAAACTACCTAGAAACAAACTGGATTCGAAAAAGTCATAACACCATTTAAAAAATACTGCTTCAAATAAATATCATAACAGATCAGTAGCTTTGGATTTACTTTTCACTGTTCGCACAatcgtaaaatttcaaaaatttgtcaTGCTTTACAAGATGCAGGCTATACAGTTGAAATGACAATCAATCATTTTCTTCAATTGCAAGAAAGAAAATTGTTATACTCTGATCAACAGTTGACCAATGAATTTTGTCGTTTTACTTATTTATATCTAATTTTACTGATCAATTTTATTCACAGATGATATcgcatatgttccttatgtcgtaaatGCAATACCCTTTCCCTTTTCACCAATGTTACCTacctttttaccggatttgtaataacataagcaacacgacgggtgccacatgaggagcaggatctgcttaaccttccggagcacctgagatcacccccagttcttggtggggttcatgttgcttagtctgtagttttctatgtagtgtcttctgtactattatttgactgattgtctttttatttttagctatggcgttgtcagtttattttctatctatgagtttgactctatctctggtatctttcgtccctcttttatacattaTTAATTTCCCCTATTTTCTACAGCTTTCGGGAAAAACACAACAATGGGTAAAATTCCTCATTCAAGTAAGATAACGTCTTAACGTAGTCGAGTAACAAACAACGATAAGTATTGAGAACATCTAAAATAGCTTTTTATAACAGATATGCTCAGTTTGtacaattataaattataaaaaagttaCTACTATATTATGTTGAATGTATATAATTTACTCCATATACATACTATATAGCCATTGAAATTTAAACTATCAAACATCATTCATTTAATCCACACATCGGTTTACAAACTAGTAATTAACTAGGTTGAATGAGTTTTGTAAAGAAGTGATGCATTATCTAGTTAATGGGACGAAACAGAAATATGTCTTTTTATCACATCCGTAAATGTTTTCCTGTTAGTAAACTTACTCTAAATATGACTCTACATCTTGGGACTGGAAATATCTTCTTGAAATTCAGATTTATTGTTAAACCTTGGTACACATCATTTGTGTGAACTACGGCTCTCGTGTTATCTGCTGGAGGATCTATAATCATTGGATATTTTAGTTATGAATGTTTGTCAAACAATTTATCATGTATTTGATAAATTACTAGTGATCCTGGTATATTTTTGGTTTTGCGATATACAATATTTGCTCAATTAAACTACTGTCAATTACGACATTTATGCTGTGATCAATACGAAACTGCAATCAATTTTTCACATCAAAATTATAATACATAtacctttcttttgtttttgtgcCGTAATTATTTCTATGCATGCTTGTTTCAAATAATATCTAaacattctttattttaaaaaagaatgaattgtatataccatgtatattgtgaattaacattgatgttttggtgtaaaaacgttttttttttataaaaaataatcaatacgATCTGTCGCTTGAAGTcgaaaatatgtttaatttctttaatcAATTCTGTTGAAAAAATAATCGGGAATTTAAAAGTTTAAGCCACTTGCAATATATTTATTGAAGAGTAAAAATCAATAAGACAGcgatatatatattgattgttaTTTCACATACTGAAGTGTTTCAATAGTAAGTGAAATGCTGGATTtgataatcaaatatttttaccTTTATTGATCACAAATATTGGTACCATCTCAAgatataatataattttcatttacTCACATTCGAAGTTATCCTTCGTCAATCGTATGTTCTCTGCATGTGCTTCGAATCCGTACCGACATTGGTATTTGATATTAAAATCGGACTCTGATACATTTCTAATATGCAGTTTAAATTGGTTCCCAGTAGTTGAAATTTCTGTGTACTTATTAGAATCAATAGAATGACCATTGTAGCATATCAGATCTGGCCCTTTAGACCACTGTCTGGTCAGTTTTCTATTGATAATCTGTATACCATGAACTGTACATGTTATGTTAATATCCTCGTGCATGTGTATAATGGCTGGTTGGAAATTCAGTATAACTAAAACAGCAAAGCATTAAATTAAAAAGGGTTAGAAACAATTGTCTTTTTTTCTGTTCAGTTTGTTTAGTGtatcgggtttttttttatttttttaattatgaacatTTTATCTGTATTtgcatagaaaaaaaatgttttctgtaTACATATCTTGCAGGTTTACAAATGGATTAATATTCTTGTTTGAACGGTTTATCGTCTTAACTTCTATTTTAAAACTTGCTAGCAGCTGTGGTAGTGTATTTTGTAAAACTGACTAATTGCTGTATCTGCAATGTTTAATCTTGTCTTCAATTTTTGAAGTATCTGGTTCATGAGAGTCAGGAATAGAAAGTTTTTTGATTTCGCaatcggatttttttttcaaattttatttcgtACGCAGTAAGAGTACAATACAGGACAGGGCATTTCTTATGTCGATATATTTCGAAagttatattttataaacatcTTCTTTCAGTCATTGTGTTTTAGATACTAGTTCAATATCCTTCGATTTCACATTAATTAAATAAAGTATTCCTTATTACACAACAGTAAAATACTGctgcttttatttttttgcattccAGAAACAATCATTGGTTCTTTTATATAACATGTAGTGGCATCATAGGTACTTAAAAGGGGGAGTGAAAAATACAAGGCTCTTAACTGCTGACGATGTACACCATTATGGTTGAAATGCATTCAGAAGGAAAAAAAGTGATAGCGTAGAATATTCATAGAAGAATAGTTTGATAAGACATTTAACATTTGTCCACACGTCTTTTAATCAGAGAAAGAAAAACAACCGAGTATTTAAGTGGTTGTGgcagaaaataacaatatttaataaGTATAGCGAAAAGGTAACATATGGAACGCATTTTTTATTCTGTCGAAGGTGTATTGAACGGTGTATTGAATTTACAATTTGCAATGTTTTGGTAATTTAATAAGTTACGCATATTAAGAGATATTTCTTGACAAATGCGCTGTTGTTTACAATATCTAAATTATCTAGTAATTCATACTATTGACCGTAGAGTGAATAACGTACCGTAGGTATTTACTAAAGAAATTCCAAAATTCATCAATACAATCATGGTTAACATGCAGGAATTACAAACATGAAGTACAACGTccatttttgagagaaaaaaaaacctacaaacaGATAGATAATATAagtataaaatgtttatatcaaataCAGAAAATTGACTTACATAGACCTTATTACtgacaatatttaaatattttttttacatctatgCATTCGTATATAGTTGCCATAGATATATGTCAAAAACAAATACGAATCAGTGATCAAGAAAATTCACTTACTTTACCATGCATATGATcttcaaattttacattttccCTTCGATACAAAAGTGTGTCTTTTAAGTCGTCAACTGGTTTGTCGATTCACAGAATCGTTGCATACATCTATCTACATTATACGAAGATATCATTTCGTACTTTTGTAGTAATGAATTTTGTGTTGATACCTATTTTCAGAgttcttttatatattatttattatgtatacatATGTAGATTTAGATTACATGTGTTATCATTTATCGTATAATACCCTGGGAATCGAATATAAATCATATTCACACGCAAATCAAATGGAACGGTattgatttttgattatttgcaaacatttcgtatttttttaaatgttttactatgGTCATCGTCACTTTAAGACACTATACGTATGGAGAAACTAAATGAAGATAATGTTTCTCGAGTCAATGCCTTTATTCTTACATACATATTACATTGTTTCAATTTTGCGCAAGAAAATAGTCACCCTTGCGATATAATTATTGGCAAAATTTGTTCAATTCAGATTTTGTGTTTAGGTGAAAACCATAATAGCAAGAGCATGGCTGTTTTAACCATCGAAAAGcatcgataataaactgacaatgccatggctaaactgaaaaagacaacagacaaacaatagtacacatgacacaacatcgaaaactaaagaataagcaacacgaaccccaccaaaagctaggggtgatctcaggttctcttgaagggtaagcagatcctgctccgcacGTGGCaaccgtcatgttgctcatgttataacaaattcagtaaatagtctaatt includes:
- the LOC139503457 gene encoding uncharacterized protein; the encoded protein is MDVVLHVCNSCMLTMIVLMNFGISLVNTYVILNFQPAIIHMHEDINITCTVHGIQIINRKLTRQWSKGPDLICYNGHSIDSNKYTEISTTGNQFKLHIRNVSESDFNIKYQCRYGFEAHAENIRLTKDNFEYPPADNTRAVVHTNDVYQGLTINLNFKKIFPVPRCRVIFRVSSLYFNITSSTHHGIVYKMNLSLTSTNKLQCNEEVVVKCILINEYNIPTEDIRKCKINENLSAETIRVLLGAMIFLTLLTVSCILVSYLILKQKKGVNIRKFVLPCHADRKGAYNADSNSSSL